In the genome of Magnolia sinica isolate HGM2019 chromosome 2, MsV1, whole genome shotgun sequence, one region contains:
- the LOC131230898 gene encoding uncharacterized protein At5g39570-like isoform X2, producing the protein MSYFDRRRGEGGGDDVDEFDAFDPTPYGGGYDIVINYGQPIHPCEETCYPIDYQRPESSSYSQTSSAYGDDYSHDDRYGFSQPKPSHGYHPQPQQQGSDDFGFQPGMNTSAYGYSGKPQRREDDPPPSSFEYGLGSDPPNRYGDDYPPPKRDGDLGSDPPSRYGEDYHPPKRVDDLDSDHPSRYGQDYPPPKRVDDLDSERPSRYGEDYPPRRRTETPDYEPPSLERPDYERPSYQQSDYQKPSYEQYGEEEPPPRPTYGRPTYERPGEEDEPRRPAYGRSGYEQKQEEEEPPRRPAYGRSGYEQEEEPPRRFQESSYNNPGQEEGYGSRPKYGDNSDDEEKKRHHHKHHHRKYDDDE; encoded by the exons ATGTCTTACTTCGATAGGAGAAGAGGAGAAGGAGGTGGCGACGATGTTGATGAGTTTGATGCGTTCGATCCGACCCCATACGGAGGAGGTTACGATATAGTCATCAACTACGGGCAACCCATACATCCATGTGAGGAGACCTGCTACCCCATCGACTACCAACGCCCCGAATCCTCTTCCTACTCTCAAACTTCTTCAGCTTACGGAGATGACTACAGCCACGACGATCGCTACGGTTTTTCTCAGCCTAAGCCCTCCCATGGCTATCATCCTCAACCTCAGCAGCAAGGATCTGACGATTTTGGCTTCCAACCCGGGATGAACACCTCTGCCTACGGATACAGTGGGAAGCCCCAACGCCGGGAGGACGATCCTCCTCCTTCTTCGTTTGAGTATGGCCTCGGTTCGGATCCTCCCAACCGTTATGGGGATGATTATCCTCCTCCCAAACGGGATGGCGATCTGGGTTCGGATCCTCCCAGCCGTTATGGGGAGGATTATCATCCTCCCAAACGGGTGGACGATCTGGATTCGGATCATCCCAGCCGTTATGGGCAGGATTATCCTCCTCCCAAACGTGTGGACGATCTGGATTCGGAACGTCCCAGCCGTTATGGGGAGGATTATCCTCCTCGGAGGAGGACCGAGACGCCTGATTACGAGCCCCCGTCTTTAGAAAGGC CTGATTACGAGCGCCCATCTTACCAACAGTCTGATTACCAGAAGCCCAGCTATGAGCAGTACGGGGAGGAGGAGCCTCCTCCGAGACCTACTTACGGGAGGCCCACTTATGAGCGACCTGGAGAGGAGGATGAACCTCGAAGGCCTGCTTATGGGAGATCTGGATATGAGCAGAAGCAGGAGGAGGAGGAGCCGCCTCGAAGGCCTGCTTACGGGAGATCTGGATACGAgcaggaggaggagccgcctcGCAGGTTTCAGGAGTCCAGTTACAATAATCCTGGTCAGGAAGAAGGGTATGGAAGTCGCCCTAAATAT GGTGATAACTCTGATGATGAGGAAAAGAAGCGCCACCATCACAAGCACCACCACCGCAAGTATGATGATGACGAGTGA
- the LOC131230898 gene encoding uncharacterized protein At5g39570-like isoform X1: MSYFDRRRGEGGGDDVDEFDAFDPTPYGGGYDIVINYGQPIHPCEETCYPIDYQRPESSSYSQTSSAYGDDYSHDDRYGFSQPKPSHGYHPQPQQQGSDDFGFQPGMNTSAYGYSGKPQRREDDPPPSSFEYGLGSDPPNRYGDDYPPPKRDGDLGSDPPSRYGEDYHPPKRVDDLDSDHPSRYGQDYPPPKRVDDLDSERPSRYGEDYPPRRRTETPDYEPPSLERPDYERPSYKQPDYERPSYQQSDYQKPSYEQYGEEEPPPRPTYGRPTYERPGEEDEPRRPAYGRSGYEQKQEEEEPPRRPAYGRSGYEQEEEPPRRFQESSYNNPGQEEGYGSRPKYGDNSDDEEKKRHHHKHHHRKYDDDE, translated from the exons ATGTCTTACTTCGATAGGAGAAGAGGAGAAGGAGGTGGCGACGATGTTGATGAGTTTGATGCGTTCGATCCGACCCCATACGGAGGAGGTTACGATATAGTCATCAACTACGGGCAACCCATACATCCATGTGAGGAGACCTGCTACCCCATCGACTACCAACGCCCCGAATCCTCTTCCTACTCTCAAACTTCTTCAGCTTACGGAGATGACTACAGCCACGACGATCGCTACGGTTTTTCTCAGCCTAAGCCCTCCCATGGCTATCATCCTCAACCTCAGCAGCAAGGATCTGACGATTTTGGCTTCCAACCCGGGATGAACACCTCTGCCTACGGATACAGTGGGAAGCCCCAACGCCGGGAGGACGATCCTCCTCCTTCTTCGTTTGAGTATGGCCTCGGTTCGGATCCTCCCAACCGTTATGGGGATGATTATCCTCCTCCCAAACGGGATGGCGATCTGGGTTCGGATCCTCCCAGCCGTTATGGGGAGGATTATCATCCTCCCAAACGGGTGGACGATCTGGATTCGGATCATCCCAGCCGTTATGGGCAGGATTATCCTCCTCCCAAACGTGTGGACGATCTGGATTCGGAACGTCCCAGCCGTTATGGGGAGGATTATCCTCCTCGGAGGAGGACCGAGACGCCTGATTACGAGCCCCCGTCTTTAGAAAGGCCTGATTACGAGCGCCCATCTTACAAACAGCCTGATTACGAGCGCCCATCTTACCAACAGTCTGATTACCAGAAGCCCAGCTATGAGCAGTACGGGGAGGAGGAGCCTCCTCCGAGACCTACTTACGGGAGGCCCACTTATGAGCGACCTGGAGAGGAGGATGAACCTCGAAGGCCTGCTTATGGGAGATCTGGATATGAGCAGAAGCAGGAGGAGGAGGAGCCGCCTCGAAGGCCTGCTTACGGGAGATCTGGATACGAgcaggaggaggagccgcctcGCAGGTTTCAGGAGTCCAGTTACAATAATCCTGGTCAGGAAGAAGGGTATGGAAGTCGCCCTAAATAT GGTGATAACTCTGATGATGAGGAAAAGAAGCGCCACCATCACAAGCACCACCACCGCAAGTATGATGATGACGAGTGA